A window from Pangasianodon hypophthalmus isolate fPanHyp1 chromosome 16, fPanHyp1.pri, whole genome shotgun sequence encodes these proteins:
- the nucks1b gene encoding nuclear ubiquitous casein and cyclin-dependent kinase substrate 1b isoform X2, whose translation MARPSRNKRVVDYAQFQESDDADEEYEGDSDRPKKAVKQSDESRIKDHKKDFSDDDNDYGEEEEDDDGGDSDYETKKISKGRQATAKRKRAAEDSGSDEDFMVEDDDDDSDYGRPKRRNSKVSRRSKDKKSPKSRIRTSVSRGPKKKRGKRQTKAKRVVSKKVIPKDEDEDVESPREGEEEEEKDGQDKKKGEKKKSPPAEKADESAGEGEDNDGEEKEGRESEKEKGEKDDASEEDAPSGED comes from the exons ATGGCGAGGCCTTCGAG GAATAAGAGGGTAGTTGATTATGCCCAGTTTCAAGAGTCTGATGATGCTG ATGAGGAATATGAAGGAGATTCTGACAGACCCAAGAAGGCAGTGAAACAGAG TGATGAGTCTCGAATTAAAGACCATAAGA AGGACTTCAGTGATGACGATAATGACTACGgcgaggaggaagaggatgacGATGGTGGTGACAGTGACTATGAGACTAAAAAGATTAGCAAGGGAAGGCAGGCGACCGCTAAAAGGAAAAGAGCTGCAG AGGATTCGGGCAGCGATGAAGATTTTATGGTGGAAGATGATGACGATGACAGCGACTACGGGCGTCCCAAGAGGAGGAACTCGAAAGTCAGCAGGAGGAGCAAAGACAAGAAGTCCCCAAAATCCAGAATAAGAACTTCAG tgAGCAGGGGGCcaaaaaagaagagaggaaagCGTCAGACTAAAGCAAAGAGGGTTGTGTCCAAAAAAGTCATCCCTAAAGACGAGGACGAAGACGTCGAGAGCCCcagggagggagaggaggaggaagagaaggatgGGCAGGACAAGAAGAAAGGCGAGAAGAAAAAATCACCCCCAGCCGAGAAGGCCGACGAGAGCGCCGGAGAAGGGGAGGACAACGATGGCGAGGAGAAGGAGGGGCGAGAGAGTGAgaaggagaaaggagaaaaggacGATGCCTCTGAGGAGGATGCTCCATCAGGCGAAGACTGA
- the nucks1b gene encoding nuclear ubiquitous casein and cyclin-dependent kinase substrate 1b isoform X1 gives MARPSRNKRVVDYAQFQESDDADEEYEGDSDRPKKAVKQSDESRIKDHKKDFSDDDNDYGEEEEDDDGGDSDYETKKISKGRQATAKRKRAADDSDDDEKVVRKKGRQVRQAASKAASKQREILLGDGGSEEEEGEEEEDEDDSDVYTGEDSGSDEDFMVEDDDDDSDYGRPKRRNSKVSRRSKDKKSPKSRIRTSVSRGPKKKRGKRQTKAKRVVSKKVIPKDEDEDVESPREGEEEEEKDGQDKKKGEKKKSPPAEKADESAGEGEDNDGEEKEGRESEKEKGEKDDASEEDAPSGED, from the exons ATGGCGAGGCCTTCGAG GAATAAGAGGGTAGTTGATTATGCCCAGTTTCAAGAGTCTGATGATGCTG ATGAGGAATATGAAGGAGATTCTGACAGACCCAAGAAGGCAGTGAAACAGAG TGATGAGTCTCGAATTAAAGACCATAAGA AGGACTTCAGTGATGACGATAATGACTACGgcgaggaggaagaggatgacGATGGTGGTGACAGTGACTATGAGACTAAAAAGATTAGCAAGGGAAGGCAGGCGACCGCTAAAAGGAAAAGAGCTGCAG atgacagtgatgacgatGAGAAGGTTGTGAGGAAGAAGGGCCGGCAGGTGCGGCAGGCTGCTAGTAAAGCAGCCTCTAAACAGAGGGAGATTCTTCTTGGGGACGGAGGCAGTGAAGAAGAGGAgggggaggaagaggaagatgaagatgacAGTGATGTTTATACaggag AGGATTCGGGCAGCGATGAAGATTTTATGGTGGAAGATGATGACGATGACAGCGACTACGGGCGTCCCAAGAGGAGGAACTCGAAAGTCAGCAGGAGGAGCAAAGACAAGAAGTCCCCAAAATCCAGAATAAGAACTTCAG tgAGCAGGGGGCcaaaaaagaagagaggaaagCGTCAGACTAAAGCAAAGAGGGTTGTGTCCAAAAAAGTCATCCCTAAAGACGAGGACGAAGACGTCGAGAGCCCcagggagggagaggaggaggaagagaaggatgGGCAGGACAAGAAGAAAGGCGAGAAGAAAAAATCACCCCCAGCCGAGAAGGCCGACGAGAGCGCCGGAGAAGGGGAGGACAACGATGGCGAGGAGAAGGAGGGGCGAGAGAGTGAgaaggagaaaggagaaaaggacGATGCCTCTGAGGAGGATGCTCCATCAGGCGAAGACTGA